The DNA region CTTCTTCTAAACTTTCAGGATGAGAATAACTTACATTAAAATTTATAGTATGGAGATAATTATCATAAGGTTTAATTAAATCTGTACCAACAGAAACTTTAAACTCATTTTGTACAAGTGTCCCATCTTCATAATTCGAAGTATTATTTGAATAATTATATTTACTAACTAGAAGTTTATTTTCAACATTAAGATATAAAAAATCATTTAAAAAATATTTATTATAATTTATAGGTAAAGAAATTTCATATTGATTTGCTGTTAAACCTTCTTCTCTTGTATAGTTTCTATATTTAGTATCAATTGAATATATAAGTTTATCTATCCCAAATAATTCTTTGTTATATGAGTGAAATTGAATTTGAGGAAGTTCTTGTAAAGTTGAATCATTAGAATCTTTGGAAGTATCAATATAGTATCTACCATATACTCCACCATAATATTCTGGAGTATTATAAAAATAGTTTATTTTAGATTCAACTTTTTGATCAGTAGAAACAGTATTTTCTTCATCTTCTAATGTTTCATATTCAACATCATTTAACCAATTGATTGATGCATATAAACCATCTTGATGATTCTTACTCGAGAAAAGTTTTGTTCTTTGATAATCAACACTCCAACCATAATGTTTTTGATTATCCAAATCATTCTCTATTTGATAAGATCCTTTTTCTTTAAAAAATCCTGCATTTAATTTAAGTAAAGAGTATGGAGAATCTGCATATCTAAAATAAGAATAAGCACCATAACCTCTTTGTGTTCTAATTTGCGGAATTATTTCTAAATCATAATTTGCCTTTGGAGCAATAAATAAAGATTGAGAATAATATAATCCTTCATTACCTGAATACCCAATAGTAGGAGGTAATAAACCTGTTCTTCTAGTTGTATCTGTAGGAAAACCTAAATAAGGACTATAAAATACTGGAACATCTTTAAAATATAATCTTGGATTATATGCATGTACCCATTTATTCTCTGTATCGTAAGTTGCAGAAGATACTTTAATACTCCATGCAGGATCAACACAATCACATGACGAAATTATTGAACTATCTAATGCAATATTAGTATTTTCTTTTGTAGATTTTTTTGAATTAACCCATAGATTACTTTCTTTATCAAAAAGAAGCACAGGTGTTTGAGAATATGAATCCTTTTTCAAATTAATTAAAGCATAATCACTTTGTGTTTGAATATTATTATCTTTTAGAATTAATACATTATCAAATAATTCAAAAGTTTCCTCAAGTTTATTATAAATAATTTTTGATGCACTAAGATAGTATGTTGGAGAAAAAACAATAACATTCCCTGTTGCTGTAACAATATTGTTTTCAGTGTTTATATTCTCAGATATTAGTTGAAATTTTTCATTTTTTAATTCAGCTGCATTTACCGTGGCTATGGAAGAAATTAATAATAAAGAAGCTACATTATTTTTAAGCATTTACAACCAATGTTTTACCAATTAAATCATGGAATGTTTTTTTCCCATCATTAAAAAATCCAATTAAAAAACCTATATAAAAGAACATTTCTGAAAAAATTCTTCCTATTGATCTTAAAATCGCAGAAAATAGTGATACTTGACCCCAAGTATCCGTATCTATAACCCTAATTTTAGCTACAATTTTACCTACTGTGGCACCATAATACCAAACAAACACTGCTTGATATACTAGTTTTAAAAGTAATAAAGGCATTACTAAATCTGTTTGAATAAAATACATCATTGCATTCATATCACTACTTACAGCCATTATATTATCCC from Poseidonibacter antarcticus includes:
- a CDS encoding LPS-assembly protein LptD — its product is MLKNNVASLLLISSIATVNAAELKNEKFQLISENINTENNIVTATGNVIVFSPTYYLSASKIIYNKLEETFELFDNVLILKDNNIQTQSDYALINLKKDSYSQTPVLLFDKESNLWVNSKKSTKENTNIALDSSIISSCDCVDPAWSIKVSSATYDTENKWVHAYNPRLYFKDVPVFYSPYLGFPTDTTRRTGLLPPTIGYSGNEGLYYSQSLFIAPKANYDLEIIPQIRTQRGYGAYSYFRYADSPYSLLKLNAGFFKEKGSYQIENDLDNQKHYGWSVDYQRTKLFSSKNHQDGLYASINWLNDVEYETLEDEENTVSTDQKVESKINYFYNTPEYYGGVYGRYYIDTSKDSNDSTLQELPQIQFHSYNKELFGIDKLIYSIDTKYRNYTREEGLTANQYEISLPINYNKYFLNDFLYLNVENKLLVSKYNYSNNTSNYEDGTLVQNEFKVSVGTDLIKPYDNYLHTINFNVSYSHPESLEEDGDLYGITTTDSTSELSSFPNTEGNRNINISLNQSLYDNNNLNQIINHKLTQSILYNSVDEPKLQNTENYIKLNYQNGSISNRLVYNVQDKQFIETSFDATYKLDDLSLSVGYYKSKDTENPYTDNEDLESYRAQADYQLSKDYKVSYYENYNLLEKVRSKQGISLNINDRCWNLDIKYERERVPSTTSSSTSDGIDQKIVYFNLELKPLGGINQKYKED
- a CDS encoding RDD family protein, coding for MSNDTNDLQLASMRSRAVAFVIDDLLVTAIVLIIFWDNIMAVSSDMNAMMYFIQTDLVMPLLLLKLVYQAVFVWYYGATVGKIVAKIRVIDTDTWGQVSLFSAILRSIGRIFSEMFFYIGFLIGFFNDGKKTFHDLIGKTLVVNA